The following coding sequences are from one Deltaproteobacteria bacterium window:
- a CDS encoding HU family DNA-binding protein translates to MTKSQLVQKLAESADLAKKQADAVLDGLVKTIVGSLKKGDPVKIPGLGTFRKVQTKARMGRNPQTGEAIKIPARKKVRFTVAKPLKEAVLGAKK, encoded by the coding sequence ATGACGAAGTCGCAGTTGGTCCAGAAACTGGCCGAATCGGCTGACCTGGCGAAGAAGCAGGCCGACGCTGTGCTCGACGGCTTGGTGAAGACCATCGTCGGGTCGCTCAAGAAAGGGGACCCGGTGAAGATTCCAGGGTTGGGCACTTTCCGCAAGGTGCAGACCAAGGCGCGCATGGGTCGCAACCCGCAAACCGGCGAGGCGATCAAGATCCCCGCGCGTAAGAAGGTTCGCTTCACGGTCGCCAAGCCGCTGAAGGAAGCCGTACTCGGCGCCAAGAAATAA
- a CDS encoding right-handed parallel beta-helix repeat-containing protein, translating to MIYVRSSWVGTLAVVLGSWLVLPPARAVDIQVSTGVSATDTASCGVGVNPSCRTVGYAIGTRADGCPVADKVLLADGTYDTANGDLFPIGLKDCVSVIGNTGSPSSVVVDANDGTNGNDVFNASGPLTQSTISGMTIRPGAATNTITTTFGTFTTTTAGDGIQIDDLYGFDAVTAVIELNSFDGGGRGVAAFNDDDSGNAVNLSPTIRYNSFAGQRFGAVAFYASESGLLQVMAPLISSNAMSSVGTTSGVDAIKVSATSDAEGLVAPIVVGNFITNPGGDGMSLAASDLENGDNIMTFRPLVVGNTITGAGDDGIYVAATSFTSTATSVILAFQPIIVGNTITGPVDDGVDMEVSEISDSATSIIVLADMLIGGNTIASPGDRGVELSVSSLSDMEDARLLVSATVSGNTITSPGGDGILVSFSSWSEMDRATVSPQATISNNTVTGSTGGDGIHFIASNWSSIASSAGSLTALPVAISNNTVTGNAGAGIIAEALDINNSAVGFEFNPTISNNTVSGNQSANSGIEVRYTDSGAEGTALVLNNDVSGNTGTGVLIDLVGASGPAGGLVGVALRSNTITGNSGNAIGIDATSVTTATNYAIDLGGGFYNGGSNGNNKIKGNSGGIFGNCIGGAYCDIENIGVNNVSAVCNQFTSSDVTPGTGVEEGYLYDDDDWALLGDVTPISYCVVACDTDNDCDDGLACTGTETCDPLDPLAGPDGCVAGTAVDCDDSISCTTDTCNEPTGTCTNTEVNAACDDGIGCTTDTCSDVSGCDNAPNDAACDDGVGCTDDTCSVIIGCVNATNDGNCDDADVCTDNVCDATLDCQYPFNSDPCDDGVNCTVNDTCDGAGTCAGTTDDSLCDDSELCTDDTCTLAGCTNTNNAAPCDDGVFCNGADTCDSGSCSLHAGDPCVPGTTCAHTCNEAALNCNEPDCTACNDGNAGTLNDRCHSGVCFGRIGPANLGQAKTFSVLGINSTSIQLTGLSPTTVTGNICTWKSSFGKNSVLGGKVIATKTTGGAVSFGGACSVANGIYTGGGSVSPGAPAVINPVGTFIAPDPTAAAQVSLCATAATTAKAAADIIADPLACGSVNTTMTGILVPANGTQTLAVTPGQLNLIRLGNLQVDARGTLIISAASNPGTAVVINVTGTFRVARLGKIKVSGVLPNQVLINVQGAGGTATVEQEAQLEATLLATERDISLGSKGVARGGLMGGATAIGIGPGALVDKKIYNRPLP from the coding sequence ATGATTTACGTACGCTCGTCGTGGGTAGGCACACTGGCCGTGGTACTAGGTTCCTGGCTCGTTCTCCCGCCGGCGCGGGCAGTTGATATCCAGGTGTCCACGGGCGTGAGCGCCACCGACACCGCCAGTTGCGGTGTCGGGGTCAATCCCTCCTGCCGCACCGTTGGCTACGCCATCGGCACCCGCGCCGACGGTTGCCCGGTGGCGGATAAGGTGCTGCTCGCCGACGGTACCTACGACACCGCCAATGGCGACTTGTTTCCCATCGGACTGAAGGATTGCGTCTCGGTCATTGGCAACACCGGCTCGCCGAGCAGCGTAGTCGTCGATGCCAATGACGGCACCAACGGCAATGACGTCTTCAACGCCAGTGGCCCGCTGACGCAGTCGACCATCTCCGGCATGACCATTCGGCCGGGCGCGGCAACCAACACCATCACCACCACATTCGGGACCTTTACTACCACAACCGCGGGCGACGGTATCCAGATCGACGACTTGTACGGCTTCGACGCGGTCACCGCGGTGATCGAACTGAATTCGTTCGACGGTGGTGGCCGTGGCGTGGCCGCTTTTAACGATGACGATTCGGGCAACGCGGTGAACTTGTCGCCGACGATCCGTTACAACTCTTTCGCCGGACAGAGATTCGGGGCGGTCGCGTTCTATGCCTCCGAGAGCGGCCTACTGCAAGTGATGGCTCCGCTGATCTCGTCGAACGCGATGTCTTCGGTGGGCACCACCTCCGGGGTCGACGCGATTAAAGTGTCCGCCACCAGCGACGCGGAAGGCCTGGTGGCCCCGATTGTGGTCGGCAACTTCATCACCAACCCCGGCGGCGACGGCATGAGCTTGGCCGCCAGCGACCTCGAGAACGGCGACAACATCATGACTTTCAGGCCGCTCGTAGTCGGCAACACCATCACCGGGGCCGGCGACGACGGCATCTACGTTGCCGCGACTTCGTTTACGAGCACTGCCACCAGCGTCATACTGGCGTTTCAACCTATAATCGTCGGAAATACTATTACTGGCCCCGTGGACGATGGGGTTGACATGGAGGTTTCCGAAATCTCGGACTCCGCCACGTCGATCATCGTACTCGCCGACATGCTGATCGGCGGCAACACCATTGCAAGCCCAGGTGACCGCGGCGTCGAACTGAGCGTGAGCAGCTTGTCCGACATGGAGGATGCCAGGCTGCTCGTTAGTGCGACCGTCAGCGGCAACACCATCACCTCGCCCGGCGGCGACGGCATCTTGGTGAGTTTCTCCAGTTGGAGCGAAATGGACCGGGCCACCGTTTCTCCGCAGGCCACGATTTCCAACAACACGGTCACCGGCAGCACCGGCGGCGACGGTATCCACTTCATCGCCAGTAACTGGTCATCGATCGCCAGCTCCGCCGGCTCGCTGACCGCACTGCCGGTCGCTATTTCCAACAACACGGTCACCGGCAACGCCGGCGCCGGGATTATCGCCGAGGCCTTGGACATCAACAACAGCGCTGTCGGGTTCGAGTTTAACCCGACGATCAGCAACAACACGGTGTCGGGGAACCAGAGCGCCAACTCCGGCATCGAAGTTCGTTACACCGATAGCGGCGCAGAAGGCACCGCGCTGGTGTTGAACAACGACGTCAGCGGAAACACCGGTACCGGGGTGCTGATTGACCTCGTCGGCGCCAGTGGGCCTGCTGGTGGGCTGGTCGGGGTGGCTTTGCGCAGCAACACGATCACCGGCAACAGCGGCAACGCCATCGGGATCGACGCCACCTCGGTGACCACCGCAACCAACTACGCCATCGACCTCGGCGGCGGCTTCTACAACGGCGGCAGCAACGGCAACAACAAGATCAAGGGCAATAGCGGGGGCATTTTCGGCAATTGCATCGGCGGCGCCTACTGTGACATCGAGAACATCGGCGTCAACAACGTATCCGCAGTATGCAACCAGTTCACTTCCAGCGATGTCACGCCGGGAACCGGCGTGGAGGAGGGCTACCTCTACGACGATGACGACTGGGCTTTGCTCGGCGACGTCACTCCGATCTCGTATTGCGTGGTCGCCTGTGACACCGATAACGACTGTGACGACGGTCTGGCTTGCACCGGCACCGAGACCTGCGACCCGCTCGACCCGCTGGCCGGACCCGACGGTTGCGTCGCCGGCACCGCGGTGGATTGTGACGACAGCATCAGCTGCACCACCGACACCTGCAACGAGCCCACCGGCACCTGTACCAACACCGAGGTCAACGCCGCTTGCGATGACGGCATCGGCTGCACCACCGACACTTGCAGCGACGTCAGCGGTTGCGACAACGCCCCGAATGACGCGGCCTGCGACGACGGCGTCGGCTGCACTGATGATACGTGCAGCGTCATCATCGGCTGCGTGAATGCGACCAACGACGGCAATTGCGATGACGCCGATGTCTGTACCGACAATGTCTGCGATGCGACGTTGGACTGCCAGTACCCGTTCAACTCCGACCCTTGCGATGACGGGGTGAACTGCACGGTGAACGACACCTGCGATGGCGCCGGGACTTGTGCCGGTACCACGGACGACTCGCTCTGCGACGATAGCGAGTTGTGCACGGATGATACCTGCACCTTGGCGGGATGTACCAACACCAACAACGCGGCCCCATGCGATGACGGCGTATTCTGCAACGGCGCGGATACCTGCGACAGTGGTAGCTGCTCGCTGCACGCCGGGGACCCGTGCGTGCCGGGTACAACGTGCGCCCACACCTGCAACGAGGCGGCGTTGAACTGCAACGAGCCGGATTGCACCGCGTGTAACGATGGCAACGCCGGCACTCTCAATGATCGCTGCCACTCCGGCGTCTGCTTCGGCCGCATCGGCCCGGCCAACTTGGGCCAAGCCAAGACATTCAGTGTGCTGGGAATCAACTCGACCTCGATCCAGCTCACTGGCCTCTCGCCCACGACGGTGACCGGTAACATCTGTACCTGGAAGAGCAGTTTTGGAAAGAACTCCGTGCTGGGCGGCAAGGTGATCGCGACCAAGACGACGGGCGGCGCGGTCTCGTTCGGCGGCGCGTGCTCGGTTGCCAACGGCATCTACACCGGCGGTGGTTCCGTCAGCCCGGGTGCGCCAGCGGTCATCAACCCAGTGGGCACCTTTATCGCCCCCGATCCTACTGCTGCTGCCCAAGTGTCGCTGTGTGCCACCGCCGCCACCACCGCCAAAGCGGCGGCCGATATCATCGCCGATCCGCTCGCGTGCGGGAGCGTGAATACCACGATGACCGGCATCTTGGTGCCGGCTAACGGGACCCAAACGCTGGCGGTTACACCGGGGCAGCTCAACCTCATCCGGCTGGGTAACTTGCAGGTCGATGCCCGCGGGACTCTGATTATTTCCGCCGCCTCCAACCCGGGCACGGCGGTGGTGATCAACGTAACCGGCACGTTCCGCGTCGCTCGGCTGGGCAAGATCAAGGTCAGCGGGGTGCTGCCGAACCAGGTGCTGATCAACGTGCAGGGCGCCGGTGGCACCGCCACCGTGGAGCAGGAGGCTCAGCTCGAGGCCACGCTGCTCGCCACCGAGCGCGACATCTCTCTGGGCTCGAAGGGCGTTGCACGTGGTGGCCTGATGGGTGGCGCCACCGCCATCGGCATCGGGCCCGGCGCCTTGGTGGACAAGAAGATCTACAACCGCCCGCTGCCGTAG
- a CDS encoding response regulator, translated as MSPTILVVDDNPDSVTILQSILATRGYTVLVAESGPAALRLVEGDPRPDLILLDVMMPEMNGLEVLQRIKEKHATAKIPVILVTAKTHDEDVLSGYQYGADYYITKPFTAKQLLYGIDLVLGKAGAPRG; from the coding sequence ATGAGCCCGACGATCCTGGTGGTGGATGATAACCCCGATAGCGTCACCATCCTGCAAAGCATTCTTGCGACCCGCGGCTACACCGTGCTGGTGGCGGAATCCGGCCCGGCGGCGTTGCGGCTGGTCGAAGGCGATCCGCGCCCCGACCTCATCCTGCTCGATGTGATGATGCCGGAGATGAATGGCCTCGAAGTGCTCCAGCGGATCAAGGAAAAGCATGCGACCGCCAAGATCCCGGTGATCTTGGTGACCGCTAAGACCCATGACGAGGACGTGTTGAGCGGCTACCAGTACGGCGCCGACTACTACATCACCAAGCCCTTCACGGCTAAGCAACTACTCTACGGGATCGACCTGGTGCTCGGAAAGGCGGGAGCGCCGCGTGGCTGA
- a CDS encoding AAA family ATPase, translating into MVEARIEITDDLDLLLAVFPPRIRQQLEVAPQFATLIEVVLDLGRQPEARFPAGVWPLGDGQVAREDLDFMIARVGAFTRDNRAGIERTLHRISALRNRFGEVIGLTCRVGRAVYGTVEIVRDVIESSQSVLILGRPGVGKTTLLREAARVLADDMGRRVVIVDTSNEIAGDGDIPHPGIGRARRMQVPTPELQHAVMIEAVENHMPEVVVIDEIGTEAEALAARTIAERGVQLIATAHGNSLENLIANPTLADLIGGIQSVTLSDEEARRRRTQKTVLERKAPPTFDVLIEIHSQERFAVHPEVATVVDALLRQAPARPELRVRRADGGVDREVPPPEVPVPSAHAHEPAAGPRRPVRIFPYAISRERLERAIRELGVQACVCQQVRDADVVLTLRALARKHPKKLRELMTHNVPVHAVNANTSSKLMECLREYFEIPAPELDPEHEAALREAEEAIANAIAERRPVELGPQNAYVRRLQHQLAEAYGLQSESVGDQPVRRVRIRPGRAAPGGGRRRFFAVSRHDFA; encoded by the coding sequence ATGGTTGAGGCACGAATTGAGATCACGGACGACCTGGACTTGTTGCTGGCAGTGTTCCCGCCGCGGATTCGCCAGCAGCTCGAGGTCGCGCCGCAATTCGCCACGCTGATCGAGGTGGTGCTCGACCTCGGCCGCCAGCCCGAGGCCCGCTTTCCCGCCGGCGTGTGGCCGCTGGGCGACGGGCAGGTGGCGCGCGAGGACCTCGACTTCATGATCGCCCGCGTCGGCGCCTTCACACGCGACAACCGTGCCGGCATCGAGCGCACCCTGCACCGCATCTCAGCGCTGCGCAATCGTTTTGGGGAAGTCATTGGTCTGACCTGCCGGGTCGGCCGGGCGGTGTACGGCACGGTCGAGATCGTGCGCGACGTCATCGAGTCGAGCCAGAGCGTGCTCATTCTGGGTCGCCCCGGAGTCGGGAAGACCACGCTGCTGCGCGAGGCGGCGCGGGTGCTGGCCGATGATATGGGCCGGCGCGTGGTGATCGTCGACACCTCGAACGAAATCGCCGGCGACGGCGATATCCCGCACCCGGGGATCGGGCGCGCGCGCCGCATGCAGGTGCCGACGCCGGAGCTGCAACACGCGGTGATGATTGAGGCGGTGGAAAACCACATGCCGGAAGTGGTGGTGATCGACGAGATCGGCACTGAAGCCGAGGCGCTGGCGGCTAGAACCATCGCCGAACGCGGGGTGCAACTGATCGCCACCGCACACGGCAACAGCCTCGAGAACCTGATCGCCAATCCGACCTTGGCGGACCTAATCGGCGGGATTCAATCAGTCACGCTCAGTGATGAAGAAGCCCGCCGCCGCCGCACGCAGAAGACCGTGCTGGAACGTAAGGCCCCACCGACCTTCGATGTCCTCATCGAGATCCACAGCCAGGAACGCTTTGCCGTCCACCCCGAAGTCGCCACCGTGGTTGACGCCCTGTTGCGTCAGGCCCCGGCCCGGCCCGAACTGCGGGTGCGGCGCGCCGACGGCGGCGTCGACCGTGAAGTGCCACCCCCAGAAGTGCCGGTGCCGAGCGCGCATGCCCACGAGCCCGCCGCCGGGCCACGCCGCCCGGTGCGTATATTCCCCTATGCCATCAGCCGCGAACGGCTCGAGCGGGCGATCCGCGAGCTCGGTGTTCAAGCCTGCGTGTGCCAGCAGGTACGCGATGCCGACGTCGTCCTGACCCTGCGCGCGCTGGCGCGTAAGCACCCGAAAAAGCTGCGGGAACTGATGACCCACAACGTCCCGGTCCACGCCGTCAATGCCAACACCAGCAGTAAGCTGATGGAGTGCCTGCGGGAGTACTTCGAGATCCCGGCTCCCGAACTTGACCCGGAGCACGAGGCGGCCTTGCGAGAGGCGGAAGAAGCCATCGCTAATGCCATCGCCGAGCGCCGCCCGGTCGAGCTCGGACCGCAGAACGCCTACGTTCGCCGCCTACAGCATCAGTTGGCGGAAGCCTACGGTCTGCAATCCGAGAGCGTTGGCGACCAACCCGTGCGCCGGGTGCGTATTCGACCCGGCCGGGCAGCGCCGGGGGGCGGGCGCCGGCGTTTTTTTGCAGTTTCCCGACACGATTTTGCTTGA
- the tmk gene encoding dTMP kinase, with the protein MIAFEGTEGTGKSTHLSLVAGALRHQGYAVCETREPGGTAMGAEIRRLVMHLDSAAPTALAELLLYLADRAQHIAEVIRPALAAGQVVLTDRFSASTIAYQAYGRGLDLATVSQLDALVCSGLTADLTVLLDCPVAIGLQRARGDDRFHRAETAFHERVRQGFLIQAAEHPDRYCLIDATRAREQVTAQVLAAVRAALPPP; encoded by the coding sequence CTGATCGCGTTCGAGGGCACGGAAGGCACCGGGAAGTCCACTCACCTGTCACTGGTTGCCGGCGCCTTGCGGCACCAGGGCTACGCCGTTTGTGAGACCAGGGAGCCTGGTGGCACCGCCATGGGAGCGGAAATCCGCCGCCTGGTGATGCACCTCGATAGTGCCGCCCCCACCGCCCTGGCGGAGCTGCTGTTGTACCTCGCCGATCGCGCGCAACATATCGCGGAGGTGATTCGGCCGGCGCTGGCCGCCGGCCAAGTGGTGCTGACCGACCGCTTTTCCGCCTCCACGATTGCCTACCAAGCGTACGGCCGCGGTTTGGATCTGGCTACCGTCAGCCAACTCGATGCGCTGGTATGCTCAGGGCTGACGGCCGATCTCACCGTGCTGCTCGACTGCCCGGTTGCCATCGGACTGCAACGTGCGCGCGGCGACGATCGCTTTCACCGGGCCGAGACGGCCTTTCACGAGCGCGTGCGTCAAGGCTTCTTGATCCAGGCCGCCGAACACCCCGATCGCTATTGCCTGATCGATGCGACGCGCGCTCGCGAGCAAGTCACCGCCCAGGTGCTCGCCGCCGTGCGGGCGGCGCTGCCGCCGCCATGA
- a CDS encoding dephospho-CoA kinase, with protein sequence MRTIGLTGGIGSGKSAVAKILGQLGAEVINADLVGHEVYRPGTEGWRRVVAAFGEDIVAADATIDRRRLGALVFADPAALERLNAIVHPLIFQEIKRRIAARRAAGFALPIVVEAAVLIEANWLALVDEVWLVVASREAVQTRLRADRGMNAAQVTARIEAQLSTEERRRYADVVIENNGSLAELEARVGAAWKQGIAA encoded by the coding sequence ATGCGCACGATCGGGCTCACGGGTGGTATCGGTTCAGGCAAGAGCGCGGTGGCGAAGATCCTTGGGCAACTCGGCGCCGAAGTGATTAACGCGGACCTCGTTGGTCACGAGGTGTATCGTCCAGGCACGGAAGGCTGGCGGCGGGTTGTCGCGGCATTCGGGGAGGACATTGTCGCTGCCGACGCTACCATCGATCGCCGGCGGCTGGGCGCCCTCGTGTTCGCCGATCCGGCGGCGCTCGAGCGGCTGAACGCGATCGTCCACCCGCTGATCTTCCAAGAAATCAAGCGGCGCATAGCCGCCCGGCGGGCGGCGGGTTTTGCGCTTCCCATTGTCGTCGAGGCCGCCGTGCTCATCGAAGCCAACTGGTTAGCGCTGGTGGACGAGGTGTGGCTGGTCGTGGCCAGCCGCGAGGCTGTGCAGACGCGCCTGCGAGCCGACCGCGGTATGAACGCTGCACAGGTAACGGCGCGCATCGAGGCGCAGCTCAGCACCGAGGAGCGCCGTCGCTATGCCGACGTGGTCATCGAGAACAACGGCTCACTCGCCGAACTCGAAGCCCGCGTTGGCGCCGCATGGAAGCAGGGGATAGCCGCCTGA
- a CDS encoding HAD family hydrolase produces the protein MEAGDSRLTIRAVIFDLDGTIADSVELFYGFACEIATDLDLPPPEREAVYELMRTGRSNFTQLLPGDVPQETINAAFAARGPQWLRRYHEDTRPIPGSVEALRTIHKTGLMLGIATSSGRDVPFLQRWGVRSLFAAIVGREDVVQRKPAPEVIIRCLDQMAATPSEVIYVGDSPIDIQAGKAAGVGTVGVLSGTSSRAVLAVERPDAIVQSLIELPDLLATSAWSRRA, from the coding sequence ATGGAAGCAGGGGATAGCCGCCTGACTATCCGCGCCGTCATCTTCGATCTCGACGGAACCATCGCCGACTCGGTCGAGTTGTTCTATGGCTTCGCCTGCGAGATCGCGACCGATCTGGACCTGCCGCCGCCGGAACGTGAGGCGGTGTACGAGCTCATGCGCACCGGGCGATCGAATTTCACGCAGTTGCTGCCCGGCGACGTTCCACAGGAGACGATCAACGCAGCCTTTGCCGCGCGCGGGCCGCAATGGCTCCGCCGCTACCACGAAGACACCCGGCCGATCCCCGGCAGCGTGGAAGCGCTCCGGACGATCCATAAAACCGGGCTGATGCTGGGCATTGCCACGTCATCCGGCCGCGACGTGCCGTTTCTGCAGCGCTGGGGAGTGCGCAGCCTGTTTGCTGCCATTGTAGGGCGCGAGGATGTGGTGCAGCGCAAACCCGCACCGGAGGTGATTATCCGTTGCCTCGATCAGATGGCAGCAACCCCGTCGGAGGTCATCTATGTCGGCGATTCCCCCATCGACATACAAGCCGGGAAGGCTGCCGGCGTGGGTACGGTTGGGGTTCTCAGTGGTACCAGCTCACGCGCGGTGCTAGCGGTTGAGCGCCCCGACGCGATCGTCCAGAGCCTGATTGAGCTGCCTGATTTGCTAGCGACCTCCGCCTGGTCCCGGCGCGCTTGA
- a CDS encoding sulfatase-like hydrolase/transferase, protein MIRANEHVSSVNHSPVLQASPKPGRRPAALLALACALLAGCQWFGPRVDRTQIRNLVVITLDTTRADHLAAYGYKDIKTPHLDALAQRGVLFEQAITPVPLTLPSHTSIFTGRYPTHHGVRNNGTFRVPDTEETLAEILKRQGYHTGAVIGAFVLDSKFGLDQGFDSYDDNLHTGKKGPMFMFDERPGRSVTDQGVAWLREHHQQSFMLWLHYFDVHANYEPPPPFDVLYDKRPYDGEIAGVDAEIGRVISALGDFNRLADTLMVVVADHGESLGEHGEATHSLLLYDATLHVPLIMSHPALHQGHRVAGQVRTIDIVPTVLDLLRLPIPGNVDGESLVPLLAGGRSADLESYIETLVPRFNNGWAELRGVRTTAAKYIRAPRAEWYDLAADPQESRNLLAEQPPLLAQFSRRLDEYLRTDVLLTGSGADASLKLSAADRERLAALGYNVDDKGAVAGEGLPDPKDKIGLWEEFQEAQNLMRRRKHEEAVAALRALLEKDAGNIMARSSLGNALLAIGQPEAAKAEIEKVIALDPRRQQGRTALARLYRRQGDLANAFEVLKQALAGGGNEPELANEFADLFQESGNINKAIEWYEEALRRDPLYVKALIGLSNTYHRAGRETEARATLQKAIDMDPHNADALYNLGVVADSQGNREEAAGFYRRALEIEPDHVPTLNNLGGYYDRTGQTGRAIATYRRVIELSPEHFEAVYNLGTLLFKNKQFAEATTLLERAIKLNPQAGVAYNNLALAYQETGRLDDAVALLRKVAEGNPKNATWWLRLARLEVQAGRKADAQAHIEQAIKLGGDSVRARFADDPLLGPLVKRPKKPAARAH, encoded by the coding sequence GTGATCCGTGCCAACGAGCACGTCAGCAGCGTGAACCACAGCCCGGTGTTACAGGCGAGCCCCAAACCCGGCCGGCGACCAGCTGCGCTGCTGGCACTGGCGTGCGCGCTACTGGCCGGCTGCCAGTGGTTCGGCCCGCGCGTTGACCGCACCCAGATCCGCAACCTCGTGGTCATTACCCTCGACACCACCCGGGCCGACCACCTGGCCGCTTACGGTTACAAGGACATCAAGACGCCGCACCTCGACGCCCTGGCGCAGCGCGGGGTGCTGTTCGAGCAGGCGATTACGCCGGTGCCGCTGACTCTGCCCAGCCACACTTCCATATTCACCGGCCGTTACCCGACTCACCACGGCGTGCGCAACAATGGCACCTTCAGGGTGCCCGACACAGAAGAGACGCTGGCCGAAATCCTCAAGCGGCAAGGCTACCACACCGGCGCCGTCATCGGTGCCTTCGTGCTCGATTCCAAGTTCGGCCTCGATCAGGGCTTCGACAGTTACGACGACAACCTCCACACCGGCAAGAAGGGGCCGATGTTCATGTTCGACGAGCGGCCCGGGCGCTCGGTCACTGACCAAGGCGTGGCGTGGTTGCGCGAGCACCACCAGCAGTCGTTCATGCTCTGGCTGCACTACTTCGACGTGCACGCCAACTACGAGCCGCCGCCGCCGTTCGACGTGCTGTACGACAAGCGCCCGTACGACGGCGAGATCGCCGGCGTCGATGCCGAGATCGGCCGCGTGATCAGCGCGCTCGGCGATTTCAACCGCTTGGCGGACACGCTGATGGTGGTGGTGGCGGATCACGGGGAAAGCCTCGGCGAGCACGGCGAAGCCACGCATTCGCTGCTGCTCTACGACGCCACGCTGCACGTGCCCTTGATCATGAGTCATCCCGCCTTGCACCAGGGACACCGCGTCGCAGGGCAAGTGCGTACCATCGACATCGTGCCCACCGTCCTCGACCTGCTGCGCCTCCCGATACCGGGGAACGTGGACGGGGAGAGCCTGGTGCCGTTGCTGGCCGGCGGCCGCTCCGCCGATCTTGAAAGCTACATCGAGACCCTGGTGCCGCGTTTCAACAACGGCTGGGCCGAGCTGCGCGGCGTGCGCACGACCGCCGCAAAGTACATCCGCGCCCCCCGCGCCGAGTGGTACGACCTCGCGGCCGACCCGCAGGAGAGCCGTAACCTCTTGGCCGAGCAGCCGCCGCTGCTGGCGCAGTTCTCCCGCCGCCTCGATGAGTATCTGCGCACCGACGTGCTGCTCACCGGCAGCGGCGCCGATGCCAGCCTCAAGTTGAGCGCCGCCGACCGCGAGCGCCTGGCGGCGTTGGGCTACAACGTCGATGACAAGGGCGCGGTGGCCGGCGAAGGCTTACCTGACCCCAAGGACAAGATCGGGCTGTGGGAAGAGTTCCAAGAGGCGCAAAATCTCATGCGCCGCCGCAAGCACGAAGAGGCGGTGGCGGCGTTGCGCGCCCTGCTCGAAAAGGATGCCGGCAACATCATGGCCCGCAGCTCGCTCGGCAACGCCCTGCTGGCCATCGGACAACCCGAGGCCGCCAAGGCCGAGATCGAGAAGGTCATCGCCCTCGACCCCCGCCGGCAGCAGGGCCGTACGGCCCTGGCGCGCCTGTACCGGCGCCAGGGCGATCTGGCCAATGCCTTCGAAGTCCTCAAGCAGGCGCTGGCCGGCGGCGGTAACGAGCCCGAGCTGGCCAACGAGTTCGCCGACCTGTTTCAAGAATCCGGCAACATCAACAAGGCCATCGAGTGGTACGAGGAGGCTCTGCGCCGCGATCCGCTCTACGTCAAAGCGCTCATCGGTCTAAGCAACACTTACCACCGCGCCGGCCGGGAGACCGAAGCCCGCGCCACCTTGCAGAAGGCCATCGACATGGACCCGCACAATGCCGATGCGCTTTACAACTTGGGTGTGGTGGCCGATTCCCAGGGCAATCGAGAGGAGGCCGCCGGCTTTTATCGCCGCGCCCTCGAAATCGAGCCCGACCACGTGCCGACGCTCAATAACCTCGGTGGCTACTACGATCGAACTGGTCAGACCGGGCGCGCCATCGCCACCTATCGCCGCGTGATTGAACTTAGCCCCGAGCACTTCGAGGCCGTCTATAACCTCGGTACGTTGCTGTTCAAAAACAAGCAGTTTGCCGAGGCTACCACCCTGCTCGAACGCGCAATCAAGCTCAATCCCCAGGCCGGTGTGGCCTACAACAACCTCGCCCTCGCCTACCAGGAGACGGGCCGTCTCGATGACGCCGTCGCTTTGCTGCGCAAGGTGGCCGAGGGCAACCCCAAGAACGCCACCTGGTGGCTGCGCTTGGCCCGCTTGGAAGTGCAAGCCGGGCGCAAAGCTGATGCCCAAGCACACATCGAGCAGGCCATCAAGCTCGGCGGCGATTCGGTGCGCGCCCGCTTCGCTGACGACCCGCTCCTCGGCCCCCTCGTCAAACGGCCCAAGAAGCCCGCCGCCCGTGCCCACTGA
- a CDS encoding response regulator: MPKKILVVEDDADNRRIVTKVLTVEGYAVVEAIDGNQALEKARAEHPDLILMDLALPNMDGWEATRQIKADRTLQDIPVVALTAFAMRGDEEQARAAGCDDYIPKPARPMVIRAIVKKYVGAGGTAER, encoded by the coding sequence ATGCCCAAGAAAATTCTGGTCGTCGAAGATGACGCGGACAATCGGCGGATAGTTACCAAGGTTTTGACCGTCGAGGGCTACGCCGTGGTCGAAGCCATCGACGGCAACCAGGCGCTGGAGAAAGCGCGCGCGGAGCACCCCGACTTGATTCTGATGGACCTGGCTTTACCCAACATGGATGGCTGGGAGGCAACCCGGCAGATCAAGGCCGACCGCACCCTGCAAGACATTCCCGTGGTGGCGCTGACGGCATTCGCTATGCGCGGCGATGAGGAGCAGGCGCGCGCGGCCGGCTGCGACGACTACATCCCGAAACCCGCCCGCCCGATGGTAATTCGCGCCATCGTCAAGAAATACGTGGGCGCGGGGGGGACGGCTGAGCGGTAG